From Glycine max cultivar Williams 82 chromosome 11, Glycine_max_v4.0, whole genome shotgun sequence, the proteins below share one genomic window:
- the LOC100783660 gene encoding gamma-secretase subunit APH1-like isoform X1, which yields MTVAAGIGYALVALGPSLSLFVSVISKKPFLILTVLSSTLLWLISLIVLSGIWRGVLPLSTTASWPFGILIFSSVAFQEALRLFFWKIYKRLEDMLDAFADRVSKPHLHLTDKMLIALAGGLGHGVAHAVFFCISLLTPAFGPATYFVDRCSRVPFFLLSAIIALAFVIIHTFSMVIAFNGYTEGNKVDQYFVPIVHVVAGMVTLVNLAPGGCAVGIPLLYLVAILTLIHCGRMVWRKLTENPIRPVHS from the exons atGACGGTAGCAGCAGGAATCGGTTACGCTCTGGTAGCACTAGGaccctctctctccctcttcgTTTCCGTCATTTCCAAAAAACCCTTCCTCATTCTCACAGTTCTCTCCAG TACGTTGTTGTGGCTTATTAGTTTGATTGTGCTGTCTGGAATATGGAGGGGGGTTTTGCCTCTCAGCACAACAGCTTCGTGGCCTTTTGGAATACTCATTTTCTCATCTGTTGCTTTTCAAGAAGCCCTCAGACTTTTCTTCTGGAAAATATATAA GAGGTTAGAAGACATGTTAGATGCCTTTGCTGACAGAGTATCAAAACCACATCTTCACCTGACAGATAAGATGCTGATTGCTCTGG CTGGTGGGTTGGGTCATGGTGTTGCCCATGCTGTGTTCTTCTGCATCAGCCTATTAACTCCTGCATTTGGTCCAGCAACGTATTTCGTTGACCGCTGTTCAAGAGTtccatttttccttctttctg CAATTATTGCTCTTGCATTTGTCATAATCCACACTTTCTCAATGGTCATCGCATTTAACGGGTATACAGAGGGGAACAAAGTGGATCAATATTTTGTTCCCATCGTTCACGTTGTTGCTGGAATGGTG ACTCTGGTGAATTTGGCGCCTGGCGGTTGTGCTGTTGGCATTCCTCTTCTTTATTTGGTTGCAATCTTGACCTTGATTCATTGTGGGAGGATGGTTTGGAGAAAATTGACAGAAAACCCAATCAGGCCAGTTCACTCATAG
- the LOC100783660 gene encoding gamma-secretase subunit APH1-like isoform X3 has protein sequence MTVAAGIGYALVALGPSLSLFVSVISKKPFLILTVLSSTLLWLISLIVLSGIWRGVLPLSTTASWPFGILIFSSVAFQEALRLFFWKIYKRLEDMLDAFADRVSKPHLHLTDKMLIALAGGLGHGVAHAVFFCISLLTPAFGPATYFVDRCSRVPFFLLSAIIALAFVIIHTFSMVIAFNGYTEGNKVDQYFVPIVHVVAGMVLLSS, from the exons atGACGGTAGCAGCAGGAATCGGTTACGCTCTGGTAGCACTAGGaccctctctctccctcttcgTTTCCGTCATTTCCAAAAAACCCTTCCTCATTCTCACAGTTCTCTCCAG TACGTTGTTGTGGCTTATTAGTTTGATTGTGCTGTCTGGAATATGGAGGGGGGTTTTGCCTCTCAGCACAACAGCTTCGTGGCCTTTTGGAATACTCATTTTCTCATCTGTTGCTTTTCAAGAAGCCCTCAGACTTTTCTTCTGGAAAATATATAA GAGGTTAGAAGACATGTTAGATGCCTTTGCTGACAGAGTATCAAAACCACATCTTCACCTGACAGATAAGATGCTGATTGCTCTGG CTGGTGGGTTGGGTCATGGTGTTGCCCATGCTGTGTTCTTCTGCATCAGCCTATTAACTCCTGCATTTGGTCCAGCAACGTATTTCGTTGACCGCTGTTCAAGAGTtccatttttccttctttctg CAATTATTGCTCTTGCATTTGTCATAATCCACACTTTCTCAATGGTCATCGCATTTAACGGGTATACAGAGGGGAACAAAGTGGATCAATATTTTGTTCCCATCGTTCACGTTGTTGCTGGAATGGTG CTGTTGTCCAGCTAA
- the LOC102659798 gene encoding uncharacterized protein — protein sequence MSLTGTVNDDATATNSPCCSEVSGSVSYCGCSSNNSSTHLCIKCDFNCDSLLTLENEDSKWMISDSKPYYGCCSSEKPSSPLSTNGIIHFDRSEDNNISVEHLLEIEGMQEFNADEPLFWPFEGKFNWNYSEESRSPFCISPRKKVVFGSRSMTSRIEESKRKDDGSECSVTSEPSRIVMPSKGSALVVNSELNDEKVVLKSRDGNKLIFVDNLNEDHGPNYELLPLARGDFSLDQEPEIPIEALVGLKEFDGHEGLDSEFNGDDVFMLEESLLITHASECVVSKKDEY from the coding sequence ATGAGTTTGACTGGAACTGTGAATGATGATGCAACTGCTACAAATTCTCCGTGTTGTTCTGAAGTTTCAGGGTCTGTGTCTTATTGTGGATGTTCATCTAACAACAGTTCCACTCATCTTTGCATCAAGTGTGACTTCAATTGTGATTCTTTACTCACTCTTGAAAATGAAGACTCCAAGTGGATGATCTCAGATTCAAAGCCTTATTATGGATGTTGTTCATCTGAGAAACCTTCATCTCCTCTTAGCACCAATGGAATAATACATTTTGACAGATCAgaagataataatatttcagTGGAGCATCTACTAGAAATTGAAGGCATGCAAGAGTTCAATGCTGATGAACCACTTTTTTGGCCATTTGAAGGGAAATTCAACTGGAATTATTCTGAGGAATCAAGGAGTCCATTTTGTATCTCACCAAGGAAAAAGGTTGTGTTTGGTTCTAGATCAATGACATCAAGGATAGAGGAAAGTAAACGTAAAGACGATGGAAGCGAATGCAGTGTAACATCTGAACCATCAAGGATAGTCATGccatctaaaggttcagcattGGTAGTAAATTCAGAGTTGAATGATGAGAAAGTTGTATTGAAAAGCAGAGATGGCAACAAACTAATATTTGTTGACAACCTTAATGAGGATCATGGGCCAAACTATGAGCTTCTTCCATTGGCTAGAGGAGATTTTTCTTTGGATCAAGAGCCTGAGATTCCAATTGAGGCATTGGTAGGACTCAAGGAATTTGATGGACATGAAGGGCTTGATTCAGAATTTAATGGTGATGATGTTTTCATGCTGGAGGAATCTCTCTTAATAACTCATGCAAGTGAATGTGTAGTTTCCAAAAAGGATGAATATTGA
- the LOC100818929 gene encoding calcium-dependent protein kinase 24: protein MGSCISTQAVRTRKRSRSPNHKPSTPRGRGHEVARRSSVAARRSSVTARPLNVVSGPSPGNIFDKYQFGKELGRGEFGVTHRVVDVESGEAFACKKISKTKLRTEIDVQDVRREVQIMRHLPQHPNIVAFKEAYEDKDAVYLVMELCEGGELFDRIVAKGHYTERAAANVVKTILEVCKVCHEHGVIHRDLKPENFLFADTSESAPLKSIDFGLSTFYESGERFSEIVGSPYYMAPEVLRRNYGQEIDVWSTGVILYILLCGVPPFWAESEEGIAQAIIRGKVDFTRDPWPKVSDEAKHLVKRMLDPNPFTRITVQEVLDNSWIQNREHGRTISLGDQVRMRIKQFSLMNRFKRKVLRVVADNLSDEQIDVFKQMFNMMDKDKNGNLSFEELRDGLSMIGHAIPDPDVEMLMDAADIDGNGTLNYEEFITMSVHLRKIESDEHLSEAFRYFDKNQSGYVEFEELKDALSDDDSEASDDQVVKDILNDVDLDKDGRISFEEFKAMMNTGGDWKMASRQYSRALLNALSFKMFKDTSSNSVKCN, encoded by the exons ATGGGAAGCTGCATATCAACGCAAGCCGTGAGGACACGCAAGAGGTCGAGGAGCCCGAATCACAAGCCCTCCACGCCAAGAGGGCGCGGGCATGAGGTGGCACGAAGGTCGAGCGTGGCGGCGCGTAGGTCGAGCGTGACGGCGCGTCCGCTGAACGTGGTGTCGGGGCCGAGTCCTGGGAATATATTTGACAAGTACCAGTTCGGGAAGGAGCTGGGGCGTGGCGAGTTCGGTGTAACGCACCGTGTCGTCGATGTCGAGAGTGGCGAGGCGTTTGCGTGCAAGAAGATATCGAAGACGAAGCTGAGGACGGAGATTGACGTGCAGGACGTGAGGAGAGAGGTACAGATCATGAGGCACTTGCCTCAGCACCCTAACATTGTTGCATTCAAGGAGGCTTATGAGGACAAAGACGCTGTTTACCTTGTCATGGAGTTGTGTGAAGGTGGTGAATTATTTGATAGGATTGTTGCTAAGGGACATTACACCGAACGTGCTGCTGCTAATGTTGTCAAAACCATACTTGAAGTTTGCAAG GTGTGTCATGAGCACGGAGTTATACACAGGGACTTGAAACCTGAAAATTTCTTATTTGCAGATACAAGCGAGAGTGCTCCATTGAAGTCAATTGATTTTGGCCTTTCCACCTTCTATGAGTCCG GAGAAAGATTCAGTGAAATTGTTGGAAGTCCTTATTACATGGCTCCAGAGGTTTTAAGACGTAACTATGGACAAGAAATTGATGTTTGGAGCACAGGagttattctttatattttactttgtgGAGTTCCACCCTTTTGGGCAG AATCCGAGGAAGGGATTGCACAAGCCATCATCAGGGGCAAAGTAGATTTCACAAGAGATCCGTGGCCTAAAGTTTCTGATGAAGCAAAACATCTAGTTAAGCGCATGCTTGATCCAAATCCATTCACCCGGATAACAGTTCAAGAAGTTCTTG ATAATTCCTGGATACAAAATAGGGAGCATGGTCGAACTATTTCTCTTGGAGATCAAGTGAGAATGAGGATCAAGCAATTCTCCTTGATGAACAGATTCAAAAGGAAGGTTCTTAGA GTGGTGGCCGATAACCTGTCAGATGAGCAAATTGATGTGTTTAAGCAAATGTTCAATATGATGGATAAGGACAAGAATGGAAACTTGTCATTTGAAGAGCTCAGAGATGGCCTTTCAATGATTGGACACGCCATTCCTGATCCTGATGTTGAAATGTTAATGGATGCT GCAGATATTGATGGAAACGGCACCCTCAATTATGAGGAGTTCATCACAATGAGTGTTCATCTGAGAAAGATAGAGAGTGATGAGCATCTCTCTGAAGCGTTCCGTTACTTTGACAAGAACCAGAGTGGATATGTTGAGTTTGAGGAGTTGAAAGATGCACTATCAGATGATGACTCGGAAGCCAGTGACGACCAAGTGGTCAAAGACATTCTAAACGATGTTGATTTGGATAAG GATGGTCGAATCAGTTTTGAGGAGTTTAAGGCAATGATGAATACAGGAGGAGATTGGAAAATGGCCTCTCGCCAGTATTCAAGAGCATTGTTGAATGCATTAAGCTTCAAAATGTTCAAAGACACATCTAGCAATTCTGTTAAGTGTAACTAA
- the LOC100783660 gene encoding gamma-secretase subunit APH1-like isoform X2 → MTVAAGIGYALVALGPSLSLFVSVISKKPFLILTVLSSTLLWLISLIVLSGIWRGVLPLSTTASWPFGILIFSSVAFQEALRLFFWKIYKRLEDMLDAFADRVSKPHLHLTDKMLIALAGGLGHGVAHAVFFCISLLTPAFGPATYFVDRCSRVPFFLLSAIIALAFVIIHTFSMVIAFNGYTEGNKVDQYFVPIVHVVAGMVLIYNMRPGPKQ, encoded by the exons atGACGGTAGCAGCAGGAATCGGTTACGCTCTGGTAGCACTAGGaccctctctctccctcttcgTTTCCGTCATTTCCAAAAAACCCTTCCTCATTCTCACAGTTCTCTCCAG TACGTTGTTGTGGCTTATTAGTTTGATTGTGCTGTCTGGAATATGGAGGGGGGTTTTGCCTCTCAGCACAACAGCTTCGTGGCCTTTTGGAATACTCATTTTCTCATCTGTTGCTTTTCAAGAAGCCCTCAGACTTTTCTTCTGGAAAATATATAA GAGGTTAGAAGACATGTTAGATGCCTTTGCTGACAGAGTATCAAAACCACATCTTCACCTGACAGATAAGATGCTGATTGCTCTGG CTGGTGGGTTGGGTCATGGTGTTGCCCATGCTGTGTTCTTCTGCATCAGCCTATTAACTCCTGCATTTGGTCCAGCAACGTATTTCGTTGACCGCTGTTCAAGAGTtccatttttccttctttctg CAATTATTGCTCTTGCATTTGTCATAATCCACACTTTCTCAATGGTCATCGCATTTAACGGGTATACAGAGGGGAACAAAGTGGATCAATATTTTGTTCCCATCGTTCACGTTGTTGCTGGAATGGTG CTAATATACAATATGAGGCCAGGGCCTAAGCAATGA